One stretch of Phocoena phocoena chromosome 10, mPhoPho1.1, whole genome shotgun sequence DNA includes these proteins:
- the LOC136128723 gene encoding kelch domain-containing protein 3 isoform X2: MLRWTVHLEGGPRRVNHAAVAVGHRVYSFGGYCSGEDYETLRQIDVHIFNAVSLRWTKLPPVRPATRGQAPVVPYMRYGHSTVLIDDTVFLWGGRNDTEGACNVLYAFDVNTHKWSTPRVAGTVPGARDGHSACVLGKTMYIFGGYEQLADCFSNDIHKLDTSTMTWTLICTKGNPARWRDFHSATMLGNHMYVFGGRADRFGPFHSNNEIYCNRIRVFDTRTEAWLDCPPTPVLPEGRRSHSAFGYNGELYIFGGYNARLNRHFHDLWKFNPVSFTWKKIEPKGKGPCPRRRQCCCIVGDKIVLFGGTSPSPEEGLGDEFDLIDHSDLHILDFSPSLKTLCKLAVIQYNLDQSCLPHDIRWELNAMTTNSNISRPIVSSHG; the protein is encoded by the exons ATGTTACGGTGGACGGTGCACCTGGAGGGCGGGCCCCGCAGGGTGAACCATGCTGCAGTGGCGGTGGGACACCGGGTGTACTCCTTCGGGGGTTACTGCTCTGGGGAAGACTACGAGACGCTGCGCCAGATTGATGTGCACATTTTCAATGCAG TGTCCTTGCGTTGGACAAAGCTGCCCCCAGTGAGGCCCGCCACCCGCGGGCAGGCTCCCGTGGTACCCTACATGCGGTATGGACACTCCACCGTCCTCATCGACGACACAGTCTTCCTTTGGGGTGGGCGGAATGACACCGAAGGGGCCTGCAATGTGCTCTATGCCTTTGACGTCA aTACTCACAAATGGTCCACACCCCGAGTGGCAGGAACAGTTCCTGGGGCCCGGGATGGACATTCGGCTTGTGTCCTGGGCAAGACCATGTACATTTTCGGGGGCTACGAGCAGCTG GCGGACTGCTTTTCCAATGACATTCACAAGCTGGATACCAGCACCATGACATGGACCCTGATCTGTACAAAG GGCAACCCTGCACGCTGGAGGGACTTCCACTCGGCCACAATGCTGGGCAATCACATGTATGTCTTCGGGGGCCGTGCAGACCGTTTTGGGCCATTCCATTCCAACAATGAGATTTACTGCAACCGCATCCGTGTCTTTGACACGAGGACTGAGGCCTGGCTGGACTGTCCACCCACCCCAGTGCTGCCTGAGGGGCGCCGGAGCCACTCAGCCT ttGGCTACAATGGGGAGCTGTACATTTTTGGTGGCTATAATGCAAGGCTGAACCGGCACTTCCATGACCTCTGGAAGTTTAACCCTG TGTCGTTTACCTGGAAAAAGATTGAACCGAAGGGGAAGGGGCCATGTCCCCGCCGGCGCCAGTGCTGCTGTATTGTTGGTGACAAGATTGTCCTCTTTGGGGGTACCAG TCCGTCTCCTGAGGAAGGCCTGGGAGATGAATTTGACCTCATAGATCATTCTGACTTACACATTTTGGACTTTA GCCCTAGTCTGAAGACTCTGTGCAAACTGGCTGTGATTCAGTATAACCTGGACCAGTCCTGTTTGCCCCATGACATCAG GTGGGAGCTGAATGCCATGACCACCAACAGCAATATCAGTCGCCCCATTGTCTCCTCCCATGGGTAG
- the LOC136128723 gene encoding kelch domain-containing protein 3 isoform X1 encodes MLRWTVHLEGGPRRVNHAAVAVGHRVYSFGGYCSGEDYETLRQIDVHIFNAVSLRWTKLPPVRPATRGQAPVVPYMRYGHSTVLIDDTVFLWGGRNDTEGACNVLYAFDVNTHKWSTPRVAGTVPGARDGHSACVLGKTMYIFGGYEQLADCFSNDIHKLDTSTMTWTLICTKGNPARWRDFHSATMLGNHMYVFGGRADRFGPFHSNNEIYCNRIRVFDTRTEAWLDCPPTPVLPEGRRSHSAFGYNGELYIFGGYNARLNRHFHDLWKFNPVSFTWKKIEPKGKGPCPRRRQCCCIVGDKIVLFGGTSPSPEEGLGDEFDLIDHSDLHILDFSTSHMSFEELLELQSQVGTKTYKQLVTGNSTKKQSSRPPVQKACVADKHRPLEMSAKVRVPFLRQVVPISKKVARDPRFDDLSGEYNPEVFDKTYQFLNDIRAREKDLVKKQLKKRRSGEEREKLQQLLQQMEQQEMAQQERKRQQELHLALKQERRAQAQQGHRPYFLKKSEQRQLVLAEKFKELKRSKKLESFLSRKRRRNAGKDRRHLPLSKE; translated from the exons ATGTTACGGTGGACGGTGCACCTGGAGGGCGGGCCCCGCAGGGTGAACCATGCTGCAGTGGCGGTGGGACACCGGGTGTACTCCTTCGGGGGTTACTGCTCTGGGGAAGACTACGAGACGCTGCGCCAGATTGATGTGCACATTTTCAATGCAG TGTCCTTGCGTTGGACAAAGCTGCCCCCAGTGAGGCCCGCCACCCGCGGGCAGGCTCCCGTGGTACCCTACATGCGGTATGGACACTCCACCGTCCTCATCGACGACACAGTCTTCCTTTGGGGTGGGCGGAATGACACCGAAGGGGCCTGCAATGTGCTCTATGCCTTTGACGTCA aTACTCACAAATGGTCCACACCCCGAGTGGCAGGAACAGTTCCTGGGGCCCGGGATGGACATTCGGCTTGTGTCCTGGGCAAGACCATGTACATTTTCGGGGGCTACGAGCAGCTG GCGGACTGCTTTTCCAATGACATTCACAAGCTGGATACCAGCACCATGACATGGACCCTGATCTGTACAAAG GGCAACCCTGCACGCTGGAGGGACTTCCACTCGGCCACAATGCTGGGCAATCACATGTATGTCTTCGGGGGCCGTGCAGACCGTTTTGGGCCATTCCATTCCAACAATGAGATTTACTGCAACCGCATCCGTGTCTTTGACACGAGGACTGAGGCCTGGCTGGACTGTCCACCCACCCCAGTGCTGCCTGAGGGGCGCCGGAGCCACTCAGCCT ttGGCTACAATGGGGAGCTGTACATTTTTGGTGGCTATAATGCAAGGCTGAACCGGCACTTCCATGACCTCTGGAAGTTTAACCCTG TGTCGTTTACCTGGAAAAAGATTGAACCGAAGGGGAAGGGGCCATGTCCCCGCCGGCGCCAGTGCTGCTGTATTGTTGGTGACAAGATTGTCCTCTTTGGGGGTACCAG TCCGTCTCCTGAGGAAGGCCTGGGAGATGAATTTGACCTCATAGATCATTCTGACTTACACATTTTGGACTTTA GCACATCTCACATGTCATTTGAGGAGCTGTTAGAATTGCAGAGCCAAGTGGGGACTAAGACATACAAACAATTGGTAACTGGAAACAGCACTAAGAAGCAAAGTTCCAGACCACCGGTCCAAAAAGCATGTGTTGCAGATAAACACAG GCCTCTGGAAATGTCAGCCAAGGTCCGGGTGCCATTTTTGCGTCAAGTTGTTCCCATCAGTAAGAAG GTAGCCCGGGACCCCCGCTTTGACGACCTGTCAGGGGAATATAATCCTGAGGTGTTTGATAAAACGTATCAATTCCTAAATGACATCCGAGCCAGAGAGAAAGAT CTTGTGAAAAAGCAGCTGAAGAAGCGCCGTTCAGGGGAGGAGCGTGAGAAACTGCAGCAGCTGCTTCAGCAAATG GAGCAGCAAGAAATGGCACAGCAGGAACGGAAGCGGCAGCAGGAGCTGCACCTGGCCCTGAAGCAGGAGCGGCGGGCTCAGGCCCAGCAGGGCCATCGGCCATACTTCCTGAAGAAAT